The genome window GGATGGACTCCGGTGTGGTTGTCTCCGTCAATTTGAATTGGCATCGTCTGGCATTACCACAgccctcatcatcttcctggCAGTTTTCCCCCGAATGCTGCCCACTCAATTATGACGGATCTTATTGATCATGTTCAAGGAGCAGTCGGAATACGGGCAAGTCCTGGCCTAGTGATGCTACATCAACGAGCTCGGGACGAGATGCAACGGGTCTAGGGTCTTACCCAACAACCGAGAGTCAGTTGTTAGTTGCCATGTCCTGGTCACAGATTGTGGTCGTCGAGTTGGCAACTCTTCATCCGCTGTGCTATGTCTAGTCGTGTCAAGCGGGCCCTGGAATATCTGATAGCATTATCAGAAATGAGCGGCAGTGGTGGGTGGCATGATATTCTTGCTCGTGGATGTGATATCAGTATCATTTGATGGTCCTTCCCGCTCTAGAAAATCCCAGCACATGGTGGTTGTGAAGCTCAGTTTTATTAACATCGAATTCATCAATCAGTTGCCAGTGTTGAAGCGCGTTGCGTGGGACTAAATCAGAACATGGTGAGCAGGGACCATTGGAGCCGCGTTGATTAACGTCGGTATCCACTGAAGCCAGAGCTAATCGTGATGGAGTCGGTCCCTGCGAGCTGGTTGAGAAAGAGACTGTCTGCCCTAGTACGAATGTGGTATGACACATTCAATGGTTTGGGCATTCTAGATTTCTCAGGGTCCTTGAAGATCCATTGACGTCGAGAAATGGCAGCAGCAGGTGGTGCTACAACAGGTATCTTCTGCAAGATGGCCACATACTATCTTGTGAACGTTCAGACAGGGTCTCACAGCATCTCAAAGCTCCCAGCACACAACGTTACTGAATTGAGAGACGATGTCCAGCATCAAAGCTCTTAATTCGCTTCGACATGGTTTGACATTAGCCTGGTCGTGCCGCTTAGGGCATGGACCAGTGGGTTGGATGACCATTGAAGCCCTTGTGGGTTTTGACCGCAACAAACGCCTCTCTAAATCCTAACTCGCGTGACAGCCGCCGCTGTTTCTACTAGGTATACAGGAATCAACCTATCCGAGATATGGCTTCGACGGGCCATCATGGAGCGGACCCCTCATTAAGCGCTTGGGCCTTTAAGCACTGGCCGGTGTTGTGCATCGTGCAGGGCGAGTTAATGTGATAATGTTCCCACAAAGTGACAAGTCTCTGAGAAGGAACCGTGCATCCCGAATATGATATTCATTTTTGGGATGCTTGGTGCCTGGTGGGTATGCATGATTACTTGAAGTTTGAAGGGCCATCAACTCCCAGAACCGCTTTTGCTGGATTTAGTGGATTGTTCTGAATGTAGCGAGCAGGACGTCGATATATCAGTCGCTTCTAACTAACCCGCGGACATGAGCCGCATCAACGAGCGCTGTTGTAGTTGCGAACCGAACATGACCAATATGTGGCATTTGGATGGAGCGGTGTGAGCTGCATATGACCGAAACATCTATCAGTGGCCAGGTGCCTCTGGAATTCGAGTTCAAGCGCCTCCCATGGTTACCGACAATATGGGAGGGTTGGTTGTATATCTATGCATGTCTTGTCACCTTCAAAACAGGTGCTACCCTATATCGAATCATAACGTATTTGTCCGTAGGGTTTCATCCGGTTTTCATTCGACCAGTATGAATCCAAGTCTTGCTGCCATGGGGAACTGGACACCATCAGTTCCAGCGGGCATGACCCGGTTCTGTTCCCCGGAGCTTGTCTACCTGTCATGATCATCACCCTCATGACAACGTTGGAGGCAACCGTGAATGATCACAACCAATTGCCTAGAAGAGACGCGGTGGTGCCTTGCATCCTTGTTATATTCTGGCCGTCGATTTCAAACCGAAAGAGAAAAGCCAGATACCTATTCGTGGCTGGTCTAAAAGTCACACTTAAAATATGCTGTTGCTTGAGGAGTGCCAGTACTCACAGGGGGACTCAGCAACACCAATAGAAGCTTAGCTAAGGACATCAGTCATTGATCAGTAAAGTATCACAGAACAGACAGGTACGGGCTACAGATACGTCCATGTCGATACTGCTGCACTGGCACCCATATGTCGTCATATAAGAGTGAATTCTTTCAGGGTGCCAGCCAATACGGACTGCACTCTTGAACATCACTAATAAGTCCTTCTGTCATCAATAACGGCTCAACAGGGCAGAACATGCGTCACAAGCGTGCAGCAAGTCAAGCTAGAGGGATGTCGATCAAGACCCTGATTGTATGTACTGTATTTTCTTGAATCTTCTTCACAAGTTCCCTCTCGGTCCAATTCGCCTTCTGCTTTGTTGTTGCAGTTCGCCACTCATCTCTGATGAGCCCTGCAAGCCCACCTCATCAAGCATCCATTAGATCCGCGTGGGGGCCTTAATCAGCATCCACCCAAGCCACGCAAGAACCCAAACGAGGTCAAGGgcaagagaaaaaaaaaaaagatcAACTGAAGTCAGGGCGGGGGCAGACGACGAAACCCACATCGTCGCTAAATAAACTCCTAGTGAAGCATGAGATCGTACCTATCACGAGCCctgcaaaagaagaaaggaaattCGAGAGGCTAGAATCCCGCAATACGGGGCCACGGAGGTCAGAGATTGAGAGGGAAAAAGTCTCTTGATTCTCTGGCCCGCTCTTCGCGTGCCAAGGAAGTGTGACCTGCAGCAGAAAGAGGCCGAGTCCGGCAGTCCAGCCAGCAGCCAGTGTGTTCAAAGAAGCGTAGTCGGCGGCTGGAGAAAGACGTGGCCATTGAGGCAAGGTAAGCTCCCCAAGCTGCAGTCAGTGCTCGCAGTGCCGCGTCGAGAAAGGAAATCCTGCAGAGTAACTGAGGGCATCCGTGTCAATGATTCACGTAGAGCATCAAAGTCATACCAAGTCATTCGTTCGATTGGTGTCTGCACATTGTCAATCGGTAGAGGCCTGTGAACAAGCACTTGTTCTTCTACCTGATATGATACATTGACTCTCAAGGCCCAATTGACACCATCTGATGATGCAGCCGTAGAAACAGAAACCACTCCGAGTGTTTATCCATGACACCCAACGCCCATATTGCTTTCCTTCCATTCTTCCTGGTGCCTAGATCCCAGCAAGGTGTGCCAACCCCTATCTCGCCTCGTCTTGAATGTCAAAAAGAATGCATCACTTGATACCCATAGTATTAAATCCGCATTTGCACGGTTGACGTTGTTCACGTTTCGAAGGAATCGTATGTCATTACCAGCTTGGGCTGCCGTCAACTCATGCTGTAGGGCACGATTGCCTTGTCGATAATGGGCTGACGGCGCGACATTGTTTCGCTCTCAGGACCCCATTTTGACCGATATGATGCCTCCTTTGCCACGGCGCCATCGAAAGCCGCACGACACTCCGAGGGCAACAGGTCTTTGATCTCATCCGATACAGCACTCAATCCCTGGAAAGAAGCAAGGAAGTCTGGTGAACCTGCGGTACCGTCCACTGCAGACGCTGAAATGACACCCGCCGATGATGTCTCAAAGTATGTGTCTGCAACGAAGAAGTTGCGCGCCATCTTTGCAGGGACGGGGGGGAAGATGGCGCTGTCCGCGGTGGCTTGCTCGTCCTCTGGGGCGACCTGCTCAATGCGTGCTCGCGTCGGCTGCATTGTTGTTGGGTACTGCATCACATTCGTGTGAATGTCGTACACGCCGGCATTGTTAAGCTTTCTGATGGCATTGATGCCGGCATTGAAGGTGCTGTGCATTTGGCAGTTAGTATTGGGACAGGTCATGATGTCGCATGCCTACGGTTGAAAGTTTACGTACCTGGCTTCGCGGGCATGTTCCAGCATCCAATTCATGTCGTTGACATTTAccttgcgtttctttgactCGATCTTGCCATTGGGAACCGGCACTGATGGTACGTTGGTGTGGTACACGGCACTGGCTCCGTGCCACGCAACGTACTGGTTCTTGTTGTATGGCTCCCCCTCGACGAAATGATCATCTGGGTCCGCAAGCTGGCCCTCGACGGCGCCATCAGCGCGAGCCTGGGCAACGTTGTAGTCGTCGATGATGCGCTTTCCGCCCACAATGATGCGCGCACCAAACTCGCGAAAGACCGATCGCGCCGTTACGATTCCTATGGAACGGCCCTTGTACGAGTGAGGGATGATGTCTCGCTCAATCATGTCCCGcttctcgtcgtcatccACAATAATCTTGTAGAGTTTGCGATGCTTGGTGAAAAAAAGGTAGCTGTCCCTGAAGCCAACGCATCGAGCTGGTTCTGTAGAAAGCATGTAGAGCCTGTCCCCACGACCGGTAACCGTGAAAGTTCGGCATCGATAATCACGTCCGCCTTGGAGGTTGCCCAACTTGTCCACTTTAGTCTCGCCCTCTGGATCTTCGGGCAAGACGCACTCATCGTTTGCGATTTCGGCAACAGTTCCCTCCTGGTCGATAACTTGCTCGGCTTTGGGTGCAGCAGGACCTCCTTTACGACCACCCCTGCCTCGCCATCCACCTCTTCCTCGGCGTCGCGGGGTGTTGGCTTCGTCGGCGGGAACAGAAATCATGTTGTCCCAATCTGGAGGTCTGTTCTTAGGAGGACGACCAAGCCTCTTGCGACGGACCATGAGCTGAGGGGGGGGCGTAGGCTCCTTGACGGATTCGTCGTCCTTTTCAGCCGCGTCGgctgcatcatcttcatctcccgACTCTTCCTTTGGCTGGTGATCCTcgtccttctcatcatccgGGTCGGGCACCTGCTGTCGCTTGGAGCCCAGGGGACTGGTTCCGGCATCGGGCATAGGTTCATCTTCGAGGTCTGCGAACGACTTTGGCGTGCTCTCTGATTTGGCGCTTCGCGTCAGCTTCAAGCGAATCTTTCCACGGGGCGCCATTGTTGAGTTGCGATTTGCGCAATCACGCTGCGCGCCAGGAGAAAGTGTGTAGTAGGAAAAAAGGAAATGAAAACCACAAGAAGCGCCAGCAAATTAAGAAAGGGATTAAAGAAAATTATCAATAGAGTTAGGCGTGGAAATTGATTGTCTTTGTAGTTTGGTGGGTGTTGAAAGATTGTATGGATCTGGATGTTACAAGAGAGCAATCGCACTCACCTAGAGCAGCTGCAGCCCGCTTGGCGGCAGCGCGACCTGAACGTCTGCCTGCCATGTTTCGAAGGTTCGGGGTGCTCTGTTTCTCTTGCCAGAGCAAGTGGAGGCGGACGTCCACCCAAGGGAAATTACGAGCGAGAAGTAGTCTCAGTTTATCGAGTATCACAAAAACAAAAGAACTTGAACAAAAAAAAGGGGGTGGAAGGGGGGAATAAGGATCAAGAGGAAGGAGGGGGTTCGTTTTAGAGATGgaaagaaggaaggaaaGACGGTTGCTGCGTAGCTACTGTCGCTTTCCTTGTCGGTTGGTTTACCCTCACGTTTATTTCGTTCCAAAAGAGGCTTGAGTACAGTTGAGCCACGGTTTAGACGCGACTGCACGAGCGAGCGCGTGATATGATTGGCCAAAGCTCAGGGTCTGTACAGTCTGATACCCGCCATACACTGTATCTATACACTGCCATTGATATATGTCAATATaaatacctacctacctatgtAAATACTAGGTGTGATAGTgatcttatatatatatcgAAACGACctaagatataaaaatgGCCTGTTATAGTGAGATACTATGTATCACTGGAAACTCACATGAAAGTTACAAATACCATTAGGCATCTATTATCGTCGCATGCTATCACTACTCACATAGCATATAGAAGCCCAAAACCAATTGTCTTACACCATTTATCACATCATGGCCTGCAACCCTCTACATACTCGCTAGTCCCAGCCCCAATGTAAAGCATAGGCTTGCTTCATACCAATAACTCTGCTCGTTTACTACAAAGTATCCCATCCGCCATTGTTAATCTCCGCCTCCAACTTGCGGCTGATCAAGCTCGGTACCCCGTGGTTGAGCACCGTATTTCGTATCATGGAGTCATATCGTTTCTGGTTCAGGAAGAGCTGTCGCCCATGACGCAGCTGAGGATCCGTCTCTCCGTACTTGTCGATATAAGGCGCTGGCGTGAAGGATCCTGAAAGTCGGAAAAGGTATACCACCGAGCACTTGCGCACATTGAGGAACACTCCAATATTCCGTTGACACCTAAACCTTATTAGTATTCTGACCACAGTATAATAACTGACCATCACTTACTTGCGCATATGCTGCTGTGCACCGCCAATCTTGGTATGTTCTGTTCGTTCGGCAGAATTGTCCATCTTCTGGCAACATGTGCCTTGGCTGCAAGATAGTTCTCCGCAGAAAAGGCATATGACAGGATCTGTGAGCTCCTTTCCAGTGGTAGGGCATTTTCGTCTGGTAGCTTCCTCTATGAGCGCATCGTAATTCTTTGGTAATCCAATAAGTTCAAAGATTCCTGGGTGGCTCATCATTGCCGAGAGAGGAATCTCGCTATAGTCTCCAGGCCACATAACTTGATGCTTTACCCAACCAGATACTAGTACAGAAGTTGTCTGAGGCCAGCCACAAGCCGACGCGTTGTCTGTGATGGCAGCACACATCTCGTCAAATGTTGGAACCCGAAGAGCTTCAGTGAGGCGCTCCAGCTCATCAGCATCTGGCGAAGGCGAGACATGACTGTTGAAGTCTACGCCATACTTGACATACAGGAAAATGACACATTTCCGTAGGAAGGTGAGAGCATATTTCTTGGAAAAGGTATACCAGCTCTCTAGAGTGTCCACACCTGGTTGCTGGAAGCCACGGTTCTCGCCAAATTCAACGCCTTCAGGGAATTGGGCCGCATGGAAATCGACCCCAGTCTTCGTAACGCCGAGAGCAAAGTCTGCAAAATTGTTGATGGCCGGGTCCTGCGTATGACGGTTGGTGAGATTGCCAACCCAGTTAGCGACAGGAATATTGCGACCCATGTGATACACCAGCTTAACAAGCTCTGCCAGATAACAAAGTCGAAGAACGTGGGAAATTTCAGCTTTCTGGAGCGGCACTAAACCGTAGGAGCATTCCACTAAGAATAGGAACGAGTCCATGCTCAGCAGTGGAGGGTACACATCCAGAGGTCGGCGAGCATAAGGAGTTCCAGTACCAAAGTACCTCGACATAAACAGCTGACAGTGTTGCCGCTCGCTGTCCTTCCTGAATTCGGCCTCAATCTTGTTCTCGGCACCACCAGACTGCGCCCCAACAGCGATGTACGAAGATACAGTCTCTGATAGGACTCTGAGGTGCGACAAAATGTGTTCAGGGATCTTCTCCAGGAGTGTCATGCCTGGCTGGGCTTCAATGCCTCGCTGCTGGACTTCGATTGAAGAGATGGTGAAGCCCACAGACTTCACCAGTGTATCGCTGGCGCATAATTCACCAACGTTGTCGCCCTTAGCGTCAATGAGGTGGCTAGTACGAAGGCCGTTGACACGGAGTGTATTCCTCAGTCGGCGGTAGGCTGCTAATAGTTCGTTCATCAACTGGCTACCATctgtgttgttgttggtagtAGCGGGTTGAGGTTGCACCGGCTCAGGGGTAACCGAGTCAGAAAATGCGTAACTTGCGGGTGTGCCGACAGTTGACGAATGAGACTCGGCATCATCTCTTCCCCATGAGGTGTCGCTCGAAGCTTGGGCTGGGAGCAAGGACTCAACAAGGCTTCCTGGAAGACTTGGAGTAAACATGTCAGGCACAGTAGGCTCGTCCTCCCGTGCCTTACTTCCACCAATCCAGTAAGCAGATCCCATTTGCTTCTCGACAAATTCCTCGAATGTACCTTGAGACTGTAGGTAGCCTGGGTATGACTCGTCTATGCCCTTCCAGATAATGGGTACGAATGCATTGCCTAGGGCCTTACATAGAGGACAGACAAACTCATTGCGCTTAGTATCTTCTGGATGATGCCTGGCAATCTGATGCGTATGGCGGCGAACAGTCGCTTCATAGTAAACTTCAAAGCAGCGATAATGCATCATATGCCCGCAACCACTTGCCACAGGGCCTGATCGACAGACATTGGAAGGAAAACCCTTCCCGATTGTCTGTCTCTCCGCGAGAAAAGTTTCGCCTTGAGCGTTGATCTTTTCCACCATCTTGCGGTTTTCGTGAGCAATACCGAATGGTCGAACGTCCTCGGCCGATCGATCAAGACTGCATGGTGTTTGTGATGCCTCACGAACGAAATCAGGATCTTGGAAATCTGTCTGTCGGAGGATGCGGCTTTCGTTGAAGTGAGCAAAAGTTCCGTAGAGATGACGATCGTCCGGCTCCTCCTGACACAGGATGCAAGTTCCCACTGGGTACTTCCAGTTGTGTTTTCGGTCCTCAGTTTGCTCAGcatcgccttcttcgccctcatcttcatcaataTCACTGCCCCAGTCAAAGGAAGCCTGGTTTTCCATGAAGCtcttctgctgctgttggaaTTGCGCCATGACCTTGGCTTGGCGACTCAGAGCtgccttctttcttctctcacGCTCTTCCTCAGCAGATGTGTTTGCTGGTGAGGCGGTGCTTATACGGTCTACGGAAGCACCCAGGTTCACATACGCTGTCTCAAAGGTGCGAGGACGTTTCTGGCGCAGACGCTTCAGAACGAGCGCGATTTTGGGATGAACTGCCTTGAACTCGTCCTTGGTTGACATCATATTCAGCAGAGACACGATTGTCCTTGAACTGTGGGCTTCAGGCATAAAGTTACTGCGGCCAAACTTTGTGAGGGCGATGTAGACAAAGGACTTTGGTGATTCTTCGCTCATGTCATCGTCACTCGACTTGTCCTCGAGAATGGCGATGAGCATAAGATGCAAGACAACCTGGAGAAATGTTTCCAGTCGAGTAAAAGGAACGGAGGGAGTAAACTTGCCGGCCACCAGGGGGTAGAGGAGTGAGTAGTAGACGACTTGAGCAAACATGCCGGTACTCGTGAAAGCGCCCAAGTCCTCAAACATGCCCGAAGGGACTGGTCGGGCCTTGGGCTCGTATACGATTTCTTCAGCATTCTTTCCTGTTCGCTtcgccatcttctttcgGTAAGCCAGCTCCGACTCCTCACGCTGGTTCTTGTTGTAGTGAGCGATATAAGGGTCAATCTCCTCAATGTACTCGGGTCGAAGTTCGAAAGTACCAACATCGGAGACACCCTCTGGTGGTTTGAAAGTGgccatctcatcaagcacTCGGTGGaagtcttcttgctcttgataCTTCTCAGGCAATTTGTTACAGATCTCGTTGAAAGATAGCGGCTTGAAACACAATACATGAGTAATGTCGCGGCGCATGGCCAAGAGCCTGGATTTGGTCTCATCCTCTGAAGATATTAAAGAGGTCCGGTCGCTGAGCAAgacgatgagaagatgaatcatatcttcaacaacatcaaggtGCTGAGCATCATCCTGAGCTTCAGATTTGAGCTCGAATAAGCCCTTGACCCAGCTTTCCATTCCAAAGCGGTCTATAATCGAGGCCAGTACTCGGCTGGGGTTACAAATCACCAAAGCAGTCTGAAGTAGAAAGATATCCCGATGATGAGATACATCTCGTTGACCGACACCCCGATACGTGCTGGCTTGGTGTCGCAGGCTGATTCCATTGCGAACCCACATGTTGGCTTTGATCTGGGCAAGCCAAGCGCAAACACGGAGAGGGAAGTCGAAAGATGCGATGAGATAATCCTCTGCGTTGTAATTCTTTCGCGGCACTTGAGGCCTTCCCATCAGTCTTGGTTTAGATTTGAGCTCCTGTTGAGTAAAGCTCAGAAGGTTCCGCATTGTTGACACAGGAAGAGATCGGCCACACTCAATGAGCCAGGACAGCGTGTAGTGTAGGGCATGGTGGAAACTGATTGCGTCCTTCTCGACAACGAACTTGACGACATCATACGATGAAGATTCGCCATCGAACTCAAAATCACTTAATGTCTTGAACTGCACCTCGTCTTTGATTTCACCTTGCTTAAATCGATGACGTTCGGCGCCGATAGAGTTCAAGATGACCgtcttggtggtgaagcGAATTGCTTGTTGGAGGTAGTGGAACTCGTCTGGGGGGCAGTTGCGGAACGCCTCAGCAAGGTTTCGTGCTTGCAGGTTGATCTGCCTGGTTACAAGGGATGCTGTAATCCAGGAGTCGGCCTCGTATTCCACATGTTCGACCACAGCCCTGACATTCGGCCCAATACATTGATGAAGcttgacaaggtcaaggaacTGCATGAGGTAGCGGGGCTCGCATCTAACGCGTTCCTGGACATGAGGGGCGCCGAAAAGATACTTCAGGTCTTGGTAAAAGTGATACATGCGTCTGTTAGTTACCGACCCGCTTTCGAAGCCTAAGACTGCATCAGGGGACACATCCCAAGGATGTCCAACTTGACGGGTTGTCAAGAAGGTGTATAGGATTGCCAACAAGCTGGTCATAAAGTTTCCGCGTTCGACAACTTCTGCAGTGATTGATGGGGTGGTGAGCATTTGAAGAGaaagattgatgatggagtgATCTGGCTCTCGGTCTCCAACCAGGTAAAGCTGAGCCAGGATTGTGTAAAGACTGGCGAATCTGAGGGCCAGTACTCTCTTGAATTCGGGAATAGTCACAACCGTAGAGATGTACAAAGCTCGAAGGTCGTTTCTCACCTTCTTCCACATCCGCAAATCGAACAGCAATAGCCAGTCAAGGCGAACACGACGGAAGACATCCTCAGCTGGAGGCACGTTCTCACGCTGTGTATAAACGGCAGGTGTCTCGATCCAATAACGCCCAGGTCTAGGAACTAACTTCTCGGTCTTACCAGGAGTTTTGGGAATTTCCGCGTTCGCCTTTGCGTAAATTGAAGGAGCGATTAGGGGCTCCGCTG of Fusarium oxysporum Fo47 chromosome I, complete sequence contains these proteins:
- a CDS encoding chromatin remodelling complex Rsc7/Swp82 subunit-domain-containing protein — protein: MAPRGKIRLKLTRSAKSESTPKSFADLEDEPMPDAGTSPLGSKRQQVPDPDDEKDEDHQPKEESGDEDDAADAAEKDDESVKEPTPPPQLMVRRKRLGRPPKNRPPDWDNMISVPADEANTPRRRGRGGWRGRGGRKGGPAAPKAEQVIDQEGTVAEIANDECVLPEDPEGETKVDKLGNLQGGRDYRCRTFTVTGRGDRLYMLSTEPARCVGFRDSYLFFTKHRKLYKIIVDDDEKRDMIERDIIPHSYKGRSIGIVTARSVFREFGARIIVGGKRIIDDYNVAQARADGAVEGQLADPDDHFVEGEPYNKNQYVAWHGASAVYHTNVPSVPVPNGKIESKKRKVNVNDMNWMLEHAREASTFNAGINAIRKLNNAGVYDIHTNVMQYPTTMQPTRARIEQVAPEDEQATADSAIFPPVPAKMARNFFVADTYFETSSAGVISASAVDGTAGSPDFLASFQGLSAVSDEIKDLLPSECRAAFDGAVAKEASYRSKWGPESETMSRRQPIIDKAIVPYSMS